A window of Hevea brasiliensis isolate MT/VB/25A 57/8 chromosome 14, ASM3005281v1, whole genome shotgun sequence contains these coding sequences:
- the LOC110633308 gene encoding uncharacterized protein LOC110633308, giving the protein MHDVVRDVAKSMTSDVYFVKAGGEKFEWPKIENLKRYSAISIMENQIPEYPASWDCPNLQILLLSDERSQLAMPEGVLKGMKTLKVLHLKRRSDAFLPGTQHLFISHNSTFGLKHSIRENSTFVHLTNLRTLILQYYGVGDISALGELKLLQILSFKNCCHDDAVDYIFPPNVISSLSQVQELYMLSRPRRLGRSFGAFERFNITELKSLPGLTAFMIFIKNFEYIPEGFSFPDLEVFKISIGDGKFSSKFSTKINYLSLRGPIKDPTMAVNRLRCIKPLLRRTNYLYLSEFEGLKNIFPSLFSDRDSLAVLRSLNISFCSELEYLIDAEEWEIPPTTQQQHFNQCPKLSNVFASLNPQLQLKELEVLQVDYCDALEYIFEKKEDAPPCLRELKLDCLIGLKHIYKGSTELLDLCNLEFLEIKECNKLKVILPASAAQRLGKLKELHLHNCDQLEAVLAKRQEGEDTCENLVFSQLRVLSLVNLPNLTGFCTDYTLTFKWPSLEKVEVVRCPKMQMFAAVVASDGDSSTPKLKMIEVDGVDIMLDGTDINRVMQGRYKDKDKLSPHDTTAAKEALCSVSNLRKLNDGELPSSVRRSQRSLTVWEKGSHKDLASLFPESFILLCLTIKKQITRDSTSISPKTEIVTTDNPFSLVFLIKCGRIFGSGGLACNSWSRMARLPPDCST; this is encoded by the exons ATGCATGATGTTGTTCGTGATGTGGCCAAATCAATGACCTCTGATGTGTATTTTGTGAAAGCTGGTGGTGAAAAATTTGAGTggccaaaaattgaaaatttaaaacgtTACAGTGCCATCTCAATTATGGAAAATCAAATTCCCGAATATCCTGCTTCTTGGGATTGTCCAAACCTACAAATATTGTTGTTAAGTGACGAAAGATCGCAATTGGCTATGCCAGAAGGAGTCCTCAAGGGAATGAAAACCCTTAAAGTTCTTCATCTTAAACGTCGCTCAGATGCCTTTCTTCCCGGAACTCAACATTTGTTCATAAGTCATAACTCAACATTTGGTCTTAAACATTCTATACGTGAGAACTCAACATTTGTTCATCTCACAAATCTCCGGACACTGATTCTCCAATATTATGGAGTGGGTGATATCAGTGCACTTGGAGAACTAAAGTTGCTACAAATTCTTAGCTTCAAAA ATTGTTGCCATGATGATGCCGTGGATTATATATTCCCTCCCAATGTCATATCCAGTTTATCCCAAGTGCAAGAGTTGTACATGTTGTCTAGACCAAGAAGATTGGGTCGAAGTTTTGGTGCCTTTGAAAGGTTTAACATAACTGAGTTGAAATCCCTGCCCGGCTTAACTGCCTTCATGATTTTTATAAAGAATTTTGAATACATACCTGAAGGCTTCTCTTTCCCTGATTTGGAGGTTTTCAAAATATCCATAGGAGATGGAAAATTTTCATCTAAATtttcaactaaaataaattatcTGAGTCTTCGTGGTCCAATCAAAGATCCAACAATGGCGGTTAACAGGTTACGTTGCATCAAGCCATTACTGAGGAGAACAAATTATCTCTATCTATCTGAATTCGAAGGATTAAAGAATATCTTTCCCTCTCTATTCTCAGATAGAGATAGTTTAGCTGTCTTGAGATCTCTGAATATCAGCTTTTGCTCCGAGCTCGAGTACTTAATCGATGCAGAAGAATGGGAGATTCCACCCACAACACAGCAGCAGCA TTTTAATCAGTGCCCAAAGTTGTCGAATGTCTTTGCTTCGCTTAATCCGCAACTACAATTGAAGGAACTTGAAGTGCTTCAAGTGGATTATTGCGATGCTTTAGAATACATATTTGAGAAGAAAGAAGATGCACCTCCATGTTTAAGAGAACTTAAGTTGGATTGTTTGATCGGACTAAAGCACATATACAAGGGCTCTACAGAGCTACTTGACCTGTGCAATCTAGAGTTTCTAGAGATTAAAGAATGCAACAAACTAAAAGTCATCCTTCCTGCATCTGCTGCTCAAAGGCTTGGGAAACTGAAAGAACTGCATCTGCATAATTGTGATCAATTGGAAGCTGTTCTCGCAAAACGGCAAGAAGGAGAAGATACCTGTGAGAATTTGGTGTTCTCTCAACTAAGAGTGCTTTCACTAGTCAACCTTCCCAACCTTACAGGTTTTTGCACGGATTATACCTTGACTTTCAAATGGCCATCCTTGGAAAAAGTGGAGGTGGTTCGCTGTCCCAAAATGCAGATGTTTGCTGCTGTTGTGGCTTCTGATGGAGACTCGAGCACGCCAAAGTTGAAGATGATCGAAGTTGATGGTGTTGATATAATGCTTGATGGAACAGACATAAACAGAGTCATGCAAGGTCGCTACAAAGACAAG GACAAGCTCTCGCCTCATGACACCACTGCTGCAAAAGAGGCTCTTTGCAGTGTTTCTAATTTAAGGAAGCTCAATG ATGGAGAATTGCCGTCAAGTGTTAGAAGGTCTCAGCGAAGCCTCACGGTGTGGGAGAAAGGGAGCCACAAGGATTTGGCCTCACTCTTTCCAGAGTCCTTCATTCTTCTCTGTTTAACAATAAAGAAACAAATAACTAGAGATAGCACTAGTATATCACCAAAAACAGAAATTGTTACTACCGATAATCCTTTCTCATTAGTCTTCCTTATCaaatgtggaaggatttttggtaGTGGAGGACTCGCCTGTAATTCATGGTCACGGATGGCTAGACTACCGCCTGATTGTTCAACTTGA
- the LOC110633311 gene encoding disease resistance protein At4g27190, translated as MEVLGSIFGEIGGYLVKAIKRRFGYCIHYHRNVETLKKQVQILEATRKDVEASTNTTKRNGEVIRNEVQNWTSTADGALSEATKFLQAVEEVRFLDFISRYRLGRKAAKKAMAIEKLKKDGEFDRVANHASPPGVLSMPSQDFVIFESTRNAMEKIMEALKDEGTNFIGIHGMGGIGKTTIVKDIAKKVEQEKLFDAVVMAVVSQTISVKRIQEQIAEMLGLDFKQTISEEGRASLLHTRLKNENKTLVILDDIWVRLDLAIIGIPFGNGHIGCKIMITTRRRQVCNVMASRIESTKIIQLDVLAEQESWFLLKRNAGDVIESSPTMNSVAKDICKECGGLPLAIVTVGRAMRGRDLEEWKEAALELKKAQPVNIEGMDDDVYKCLKLSYDYLKNKETKFIFLFCCLFPEDYDIPMEDLVRYGIGLGIFEDVRIQEARNRARFIVNNLKESCLFLTSNEEDCVKMHDVVRDVAKSITSDMYFVKVGGEKFEEWPNIENLKRYTALSIMQNQIPEYPASWDFPNLQTLLLRENRNSQLAMPEGVLKGMKTLELFDHSGSYSHYPFFVYPFYGNLEPTLSHLTNLRTLILQNYRVGDTTALGGLKSLEILSFKGSIFTEPANAISKLTSLKLLDLEECSHHSHMDSILPSNVISRLSRVQELYMWMMSPRRLFSVKPFMSFNITELKPLARLTAFTMMIVNFENIPEGFCFPDLEVFKISIGDGGDFIAKQNYLNLCGLVEDQKMLAITRLGCIKPLLPRTNYLSLSSMEGLRNIFPQLISDRDSLAVLRSLNISSCSELEYLIDAEEWEIPPTTQQQQGTCLVCLETLSVSNLKALEALCKGELPYEISLSMTKLKLLRFYQCSKLSNVFASLNPQLQLKELEVLHVGYCNALEYIFGKKEDAPPCLRELKLDCLMRLKRIYKCSTDLLDLCNLEVLQINRCNELKVILPASAAQRLGKLKELHLDNCYQLEAFLAKQQEGEETIENLVFSQLRMLSLVDLPNLTGFCTDYTLTFKWPSLEKVEVVRCPKMQMFVAVVASDEDSSMPKLKMIKVDGVDIMLEGTDINRVMQGRYKDKGVDTTATQRIANKSTRLFLF; from the exons ATGGAAGTTCTGGGTTCCATCTTTGGAGAAATTGGAGGGTACCTTGTTAAGGCAATTAAGCGTCGATTTGGCTATTGTATTCACTACCACAGGAACGTTGAGACTCTCAAAAAGCAAGTTCAAATACTAGAGGCAACGCGAAAAGATGTAGAAGCATCCACTAATACAACAAAAAGAAATGGGGAGGTTATTAGAAATGAGGTTCAGAACTGGACATCAACAGCTGATGGGGCCTTGTCGGAGGCTACAAAATTTCTACAAGCTGTAGAGGAAGTGAGGTTTCTTGATTTCATTTCTCGTTATCGGCTGGGAAGGAAAGCTGCAAAGAAAGCAATGGCAATTGAGAAGCTTAAAAAAGATGGTGAGTTTGATCGAGTTGCCAACCATGCTTCTCCTCCAGGGGTTCTTTCTATGCCATCTCAAGATTTTGTGATTTTTGAAAGCACAAGAAATGCTATGGAGAAGATCATGGAGGCATTGAAGGATGAAGGAACCAATTTTATTGGTATACATGGAATGGGAGGGATTGGCAAAACAACTATTGTGAAAGATATTGCCAAAAAGGTTGAACAAGAAAAGCTTTTCGATGCTGTTGTGATGGCTGTAGTGTCACAGACTATTTCAGTGAAAAGAATTCAGGAGCAGATAGCAGAAATGTTGGGTTTGGATTTCAAGCAAACAATTAGCGAAGAAGGAAGAGCAAGTTTGTTGCATACTAGACTGAAGAACGAGAATAAAACCCTCGTTATCTTGGATGATATTTGGGTCAGACTTGATCTTGCAATCATAGGCATTCCATTTGGCAATGGTCATATAGGCTGTAAAATTATGATCACGACACGGCGTAGACAAGTGTGCAATGTCATGGCCTCAAGAATTGAATCTACAAAGATCATCCAGCTTGATGTTCTAGCAGAACAAGAATCCTGGTTCTTGCTTAAGAGGAATGCCGGTGATGTGATTGAGTCGTCTCCCACAATGAATTCAGTGGCAAAGGATATTTGCAAAGAATGTGGAGGCTTGCCCTTAGCAATTGTAACGGTTGGGAGGGCAATGAGAGGCAGAGACTTGGAAGAATGGAAAGAGGCAGCTCTAGAACTTAAGAAAGCTCAGCCTGTGAATATTGAAGGCATGGATGATGATGTGTATAAGTGCCTTAAATTAAGCTATGATTACCTGAAGAATAAGGAAACCAAGTTTATTTTCCTGTTTTGTTGTTTATTTCCTGAGGATTATGACATTCCTATGGAGGATTTGGTAAGATATGGGATTGGTCTGGGAATATTTGAAGATGTGAGAATACAGGAAGCAAGAAATAGAGCTCGTTTTATTGTCAACAATCTCAAAGAATCATGTTTATTTTTAACAAGCAACGAGGAAGACTGCGTCAAGATGCATGATGTTGTTCGTGATGTGGCCAAATCAATAACATCTGATATGTATTTTGTGAAAGTTGGCGGTGAAAAGTTCGAGGAGTGGCcaaatattgaaaatttaaaacGTTACACTGCCTTATCAATTATGCAAAATCAAATTCCAGAATATCCTGCTTCCTGGGATTTCCCAAACCTACAAACATTGTTGTTAAGAGAAAACCGCAATTCGCAATTGGCTATGCCAGAAGGAGTCCTCAAAGGGATGAAAACCCTTGAACTTTTTGATCATAGTGGCAGCTATAGTCATTATCCATTTTTCGTCTATCCTTTTTATGGGAACTTGGAACCAACACTCAGTCATCTCACAAATCTTCGGACACTGATTCTCCAAAATTATAGAGTGGGTGATACCACTGCACTTGGAGGACTAAAGTCGCTAGAAATTCTTAGCTTCAAAGGAAGTATATTTACAGAGCCTGCAAATGCAATAAGTAAGTTGACTAGCCTAAAGTTGCTGGATTTGGAAGAGTGTTCCCATCATTCTCACATGGATTCTATATTACCTTCCAATGTCATATCCAGATTATCCCGAGTGCAAGAGTTGTACATGTGGATGATGTCTCCTAGAAGATTATTTTCTGTAAAGCCCTTTATGAGTTTTAATATAACTGAGTTGAAACCCCTCGCTCGCTTGACTGCCTTTACAATGATGATAGTGAATTTTGAAAACATACCTGAAGGCTTCTGTTTTCCTGATTTGGAGGTTTTCAAAATATCCATAGGAGACGGTGGAGATTTTATAGCTAAACAAAATTACTTGAATCTTTGTGGTCTAGTCGAAGATCAAAAAATGTTGGCAATTACTAGGTTAGGTTGCATCAAGCCATTACTACCGAGAACAAATTACCTCTCTCTATCTTCAATGGAAGGGTTAAGGAATATCTTTCCCCAACTAATCTCAGATAGAGATAGTTTAGCTGTCTTGAGATCTCTGAATATCAGCTCTTGCTCCGAGCTCGAGTACTTAATCGATGCTGAAGAATGGGAGATTCCACCCACAACACAGCAGCAGCAGGGAACTTGTTTGGTGTGCCTGGAAACATTGTCGGTTTCAAATTTGAAAGCCCTAGAAGCATTATGCAAAGGTGAGCTACCTTATGAAATTTCCCTGTCCATGACGAAGCTCAAACTGTTGAGGTTTTATCAGTGCTCAAAATTGTCGAATGTTTTTGCTTCGCTTAATCCGCAACTACAATTGAAGGAACTTGAAGTGCTCCATGTGGGTTACTGCAATGCTCTAGAGTATATATTTGGGAAGAAAGAAGATGCACCTCCATGTTTAAGAGAACTTAAGTTGGATTGTTTGATGAGATTAAAGCGCATATATAAGTGCTCTACTGACCTACTTGACCTGTGCAATCTAGAGGTTCTACAGATTAATCGATGCAACGAACTAAAAGTCATCCTTCCTGCTTCTGCTGCTCAAAGACTTGGGAAACTGAAAGAACTGCATCTGGATAATTGTTATCAATTGGAAGCTTTTCTTGCAAAACAGCAAGAAGGAGAAGAAACCATTGAGAATTTGGTGTTTTCTCAACTAAGAATGCTTTCACTAGTCGACCTTCCCAACCTTACAGGCTTTTGCACGGATTATACCTTGACTTTCAAATGGCCATCCTTGGAAAAAGTGGAGGTGGTTCGCTGTCCCAAAATGCAGATGTTTGTTGCTGTTGTGGCTTCTGATGAAGACTCGAGCATGCCAAAGTTGAAGATGATCAAAGTTGATGGTGTTGATATAATGCTTGAGGGAACAGACATAAACAGAGTCATGCAAGGTCGCTACAAAGACAAG GGTGTAGACACTACTGCGACACAGAGAATAGCAAATAAAAG TACTAGGCTGTTTCTATTTTGA